One Lachancea thermotolerans CBS 6340 chromosome F complete sequence DNA window includes the following coding sequences:
- the SCD6 gene encoding Scd6p (weakly similar to uniprot|P45978 Saccharomyces cerevisiae YPR129W SCD6 Protein containing an Lsm domain may bind RNA and have a role in RNA processing overproduction suppresses a null mutation in CHC1 which encodes the heavy chain of clathrin), whose product MAQYIGKTISLISVTDNRYVGLLEGIDSDKGVVTLNRVRCFGTEGRKQWGPQEIYPNPTIYETVTFNGNDVKDLSILDVSLEEVQPVLPPPQLVMRQQQQQQQQQQQQQQQQQQQQQQQQQSPSQSQPQIQQPQVPAAMAGYGVYAPSAPAAAAAQAPKDAPAPQQSPQQQPVPEQQPNRSRTREAPREPRAVKQQPPKPEPRKVEIPTEDFDFQSNNSKLERGHDSTGSEAEHQEKPESDETFYNKTSSFFDTISTSTETNTNMRWQEERQLNMDTFGQASVGNRRGRGGFRGRGGRGGRGGRGGRGGSRRNDGFSRSGPTKERIEF is encoded by the coding sequence ATGGCTCAATATATTGGCAAGACCATCTCTCTAATCTCGGTCACTGACAATCGTTATGTTGGTCTTCTAGAAGGGATCGACTCCGACAAAGGTGTTGTGACTCTTAATAGAGTGCGTTGCTTCGGCACTGAGGGTCGTAAGCAGTGGGGTCCTCAGGAGATCTACCCAAACCCCACCATTTATGAGACGGTCACTTTCAATGGTAATGACGTGAAGGATCTAAGCATTCTGGACGTCTCGCTCGAGGAAGTGCAACCAGTATTACCACCACCTCAACTTGTGATGCgacagcaacagcagcagcagcagcagcagcagcaacagcagcagcagcaacaacaacaacaacaacaacaacaacaatcaCCATCGCAGTCCCAACCCCAGATCCAACAGCCCCAGGTTCCAGCTGCAATGGCGGGATACGGTGTCTATGCTCCATCTgcgcccgcggcggcggcTGCTCAGGCTCCAAAAGATGCTCCCGCACCCCAGCAATCCCCTCAACAGCAGCCCGTACCAGAGCAACAGCCCAATCGCTCAAGAACTAGGGAGGCTCCTAGAGAGCCAAGGGCCGTGAAGCAGCAGCCTCCAAAGCCCGAACCTCGGAAAGTGGAGATCCCCACCGAAGACTTCGACTTCCAGTCCAACAATTCTAAGCTTGAGAGAGGCCATGACTCCACTGGCTCGGAAGCAGAGCATCAAGAGAAGCCTGAATCAGACGAGACCTTTTACAACAAGACTTCCTCGTTCTTCGATACCATATCCACATCTACCGAAACGAACACTAACATGAGATGGCAAGAGGAGCGCCAGCTCAACATGGACACATTCGGGCAGGCTAGTGTGGGTAACAGGCGTGGTCGCGGGGGGTTCCGCGGACGTGGCGGCCGTGGTGGTCGTGGTGGTCGTGGTGGTCGTGGTGGTTCAAGAAGGAACGATGGATTTAGCCGTAGCGGTCCAACTAAAGAAAGAATTGAATTCTAG
- the NAT3 gene encoding peptide alpha-N-acetyltransferase complex B subunit NAT3 (similar to uniprot|Q06504 Saccharomyces cerevisiae YPR131C NAT3 Catalytic subunit of the NatB N-terminal acetyltransferase which catalyzes acetylation of the amino-terminal methionine residues of all proteins beginning with Met-Asp or Met-Glu and of some proteins beginning with Met-Asn or Met-Met): protein MTTVQPFEATDLLSLNHVNLDVLTENFPLEFYLEYLIVWPELFFESQEVTKPKAGGQHEISGYMMAKTEGKGPEWHSHITAVTIAPEFRRIALASGLCSALETITDNQPHNVNFIDLFVKCDNGLALKLYEKLGYSVFRRVVGYYNSSADSYPTGLNKIHDDKDAFDMRKAMARDGGRSIRKDGRKHRCFPHEVRF from the coding sequence ATGACTACTGTCCAGCCCTTCGAGGCCACAGATCTACTGAGCCTGAACCATGTCAACCTAGATGTACTGACAGAAAACTTCCCCTTGGAGTTTTATCTGGAATACCTAATAGTGTGGCCGGAGCTATTCTTCGAGAGCCAGGAAGTTACCAAGCCCAAGGCTGGCGGGCAGCATGAAATTTCAGGATACATGATGGCCAAGACAGAAGGAAAGGGGCCAGAATGGCATTCTCATATAACAGCAGTCACAATAGCTCCTGAGTTCCGCCGTATTGCCCTAGCATCTGGTCTCTGTAGTGCATTAGAGACTATCACTGACAACCAGCCACACAACGTCAACTTCATCGACTTATTTGTGAAATGCGATAACGGCCTTGCTCTTAAGCTTTACGAGAAGCTAGGATACTCTGTTTTCCGAAGGGTGGTTGGTTATTACAATTCATCTGCTGATTCGTACCCAACAGGCTTGAACAAAATTCATGACGACAAAGATGCATTTGATATGCGTAAGGCTATGGCGCGAGATGGTGGGCGCAGCATAAGGAAAGATGGCAGAAAGCACCGCTGCTTCCCACACGAGGTACGTTTCTAA
- a CDS encoding uncharacterized protein (weakly similar to uniprot|P53270 Saccharomyces cerevisiae YGR117C Hypothetical ORF): protein MTQSTVDRLTQILVAQYLAKHAHEASLSQFMQETGLPRSAVEAAEYETLETLVAERVEYNESALANQLAQNSLNDAMPELDPRFGVRAWDYTQHAAAMPLERKPPSMTIDLQFGAGAGPLAGYLSASTAARTVNFYDRDLRVLRELQSTSGVVKKCGVLAGSSFYYTCGFNGSICVYNASFERVLGHQLHARIVTDIQFFQVGDSARFLCFSCGLDNHVKLHSLDLDSSSAELYDSFKLITPCTSFQLVQEPVQKCPLLLLTRLDFSHIIVLGVRGGELVEMSRIAMNSAQFSAHSFNARSMCLLNLQQTTDPTSTNKHLVPVQKGTMIAVATSHTPFMRLILLEMPDFSELSQFSDANPKIYYDKILRNMATTIAQDQFSQPIVKAFLHACGLVVGCDSGIYAVDLSNCDTWQAVPESKRVKALDVCDNRIAASYAGGDLEVWCFESR, encoded by the coding sequence ATGACACAATCTACTGTGGATCGATTAACGCAGATCCTCGTGGCGCAATACCTGGCCAAGCACGCACACGAGGCCTCACTCTCACAGTTTATGCAGGAGACCGGGCTGCCGCGCTCGGCAGTGGAGGCTGCTGAATACGAGACCCTCGAAACACTGGTTGCAGAGCGTGTTGAGTACAACGAGAGTGCGCTCGCAAACCAGCTAGCGCAAAATTCACTCAACGATGCGATGCCGGAGCTGGACCCCCGCTTCGGGGTGCGCGCCTGGGACTACACGCAGCACGCGGCTGCAATGCCGCTCGAGAGAAAACCACCTTCAATGACCATCGACTTGCAGTTCGGTGCTGGGGCAGGCCCTCTTGCCGGCTACCTTTCGGCCTCCACAGCTGCAAGGACGGTGAACTTCTACGACCGCGACCTTCGCGTTTTGCGCGAGCTCCAGTCCACATCTGGAGTCGTGAAAAAGTGCGGCGTGCTTGCAGGATCCTCGTTCTACTACACTTGCGGTTTCAATGGTAGCATATGCGTGTACAACGCTAGCTTCGAGCGCGTGCTCGGACATCAGCTCCATGCTCGCATCGTCACCGATATCcagttctttcaagtagGGGATAGCGCCCGCTTCTTGTGCTTCAGCTGTGGCCTTGACAACCACGTTAAACTACACTCTCTGGATCTAGACTCCTCCTCCGCAGAGCTCTAcgactctttcaagctcattaCGCCATGCACTTCGTTTCAACTGGTTCAGGAGCCTGTCCAGAAATGCCCCCTGCTACTTCTTACGAGGCTGGACTTCTCGCATATTATTGTGCTTGGAGTGAGGGGCGGTGAGCTGGTGGAAATGAGCAGAATCGCGATGAACAGCGCTCAATTCAGTGCGCATTCGTTTAATGCGCGTTCGATGTGCCTCCTGAACCTACAACAAACCACTGACCCTACGAGCACAAACAAACATCTTGTACCCGTCCAAAAAGGGACCATGATTGCTGTTGCAACGTCTCACACTCCGTTCATGAGACTCATTTTGCTGGAAATGCCGGACTTTTCTGAGTTGAGTCAGTTCAGCGACGCGAACCCCAAAATTTACTACGATAAGATTCTCAGAAACATGGCAACTACTATCGCGCAAGACCAGTTTTCGCAGCCCATCGTCAAAGCCTTCCTACACGCTTGCGGCCTTGTTGTCGGGTGCGACTCAGGAATATATGCAGTCGATCTTTCCAATTGCGACACCTGGCAAGCAGTTCCTGAGAGCAAGAGGGTTAAGGCTTTAGACGTTTGTGACAACCGGATTGCGGCTTCATATGCGGGCGgagatcttgaagtttgGTGTTTTGAGAGTCGCTAA
- the RPS23B gene encoding 40S ribosomal uS12 domain-containing protein (highly similar to uniprot|P32827 Saccharomyces cerevisiae YGR118W RPS23A and to YPR132W uniprot|P32827 Saccharomyces cerevisiae YPR132W RPS23B Ribosomal proteins 28 (rp28) of the small (40S) ribosomal subunit, required for translational accuracy) yields MGKGKPRGLNAARKLRVHRRNNYSRWAEQSYKKRLLGTAFKSSPFGGSSHAKGIVLEKIGIESKQPNSAIRKCVRVQLIKNGKRVTAFVPNDGCLNFVDENDEVLLAGFGRKGKAKGDIPGVRFKVVKVSGVSLLALWKEKKEKPRS; encoded by the exons ATGGGTAAGGGTAAGCCAAGAGGTTTGAACGCCGCTAGAAAGTTGCGTGTCCACAGAAGAAACAA TTACAGCCGTTGGGCCGAACAATCctacaagaagagattgcTAGGTACTGCCTTCAAGTCTTCTCCATTCGGTGGTTCCTCTCACGCCAAGGGTATCGTGTTGGAAAAGATCGGTATCGAGTCCAAGCAGCCAAACTCTGCTATCAGAAAGTGTGTCAGAGTCCAGCTGATCAAGAACGGTAAGAGAGTCACTGCCTTTGTGCCAAATGACGGTTGTTTGAACTTCGTCGACGAAAACGACGAAGTCTTGTTGGCCGGTTTCGGTAGAAAGGGTAAGGCTAAGGGTGATATCCCAGGTGTCAGATTCAAGGTCGTCAAGGTCTCTGGTGTCTCTTTGCTAGCTTTGTggaaggagaagaaggagaagccAAGATCCTAA
- the SPN1 gene encoding transcription factor SPN1 (similar to uniprot|Q06505 Saccharomyces cerevisiae YPR133C IWS1 Protein that interacts with Spt6p and copurifies with Spt5p and RNA polymerase II probable transcriptional elongation factor metazoan homologs contain an acidic N terminus mutations in the gene confer an Spt-phenotype): MSSEEPEYSVGLTESHEFDSRDGASEDFGTAQTERQRKRIDMGDSDEEDTVSTEQRLESQRIINAGNDRDLELGLDQSTRRRQELEDRLDRLLKKPKSRRSRRDEDDLEQYLDERILRLKDEMNVAAQRDIETLNRRLEGEDESAVAMEKVKLLPKVVSTLSKAHLADTILDNNLLQSVRIWLEPLPDGSLPSFEIQKSLFAALETLPIKTEHLKESGLGKVVIFYTKSKRVEPKLARLADRMVAEWTRPIIGASDNYRDKRVMKLDFDVEQHRKKAVLDSAKSKKSKKRRTEDDVSGKSAYELAAARRNRAAAPSQTTTDYKYAPVSNLNSMPSNLRSSGVGSSLNNSETFKRLNSRLAKRTKRTK; the protein is encoded by the coding sequence ATGAGCAGCGAAGAACCAGAATATAGTGTTGGCCTCACAGAGTCGCACGAATTCGACTCGCGAGACGGCGCGAGTGAAGATTTCGGCACAGCACAGACAGAAAGACAGCGGAAGCGTATTGACATGGGAGACtcagatgaagaggacACAGTATCAACAGAGCAAAGACTGGAGTCCCAGCGCATTATCAATGCAGGCAACGACCGCGATCTGGAACTGGGCCTAGACCAAAGCACCAGAAGACgccaagagcttgaggaTCGACTTGATaggctgctgaagaagcctAAGTCGCGTAGAAGCAGAAGAGATGAGGACGACCTGGAGCAATATCTGGATGAGCGAATTCTGAGGCTCAAAGACGAGATGAACGTCGCGGCTCAAAGGGACATCGAGACGCTGAACCGCAGGCTGGAAGGTGAAGATGAATCCGCGGTTGCCATGGAGAAAGTCAAGCTGCTGCCCAAGGTAGTGAGCACACTGTCTAAAGCGCACCTCGCTGACACGATCCTCGACAACAACTTGCTGCAGAGCGTGCGGATCTGGCTTGAGCCGCTGCCGGACGGATCCTTACCTTCTTTCGAGATCCAGAAATCGCTGTTTGCAGCCTTAGAGACTCTACCTATCAAAACTGAGCACCTGAAAGAAAGTGGCCTGGGAAAGGTGGTCATCTTTTACACAAAATCCAAGCGCGTGGAGCCCAAACTTGCGCGTCTGGCGGACAGAATGGTGGCAGAGTGGACTAGACCAATTATTGGAGCTTCAGACAACTACAGGGACAAACGTGTGATGAAGCTTGACTTCGACGTGGAACAGCACCGCAAAAAGGCCGTGCTGGACAGCGCCAAGAGCAAgaagtccaagaagagaagaactgaGGATGACGTTAGCGGGAAGTCTGCATACGAGCTGGCGGCGGCGAGAAGGAACAGGGCTGCCGCTCCCTCTCAAACAACAACGGACTACAAGTACGCACCTGTGAGCAATTTGAATTCAATGCCCTCGAATCTGAGGAGCTCGGGCGTGGGTTCGTCGTTGAACAATAGTGAAACATTCAAGAGGCTAAACTCCAGGCTTGCAAAGCGGACCAAGCGTACAAAGTAA
- the TOM5 gene encoding Tom5p (similar to uniprot|P80967 Saccharomyces cerevisiae YPR133W-A TOM5 Small mitochondrial outer membrane protein crucial to a binding relay for the import of proteins into mitochondria; subunit on the outer mouth of the TOM channel that accepts precursors from the receptors Tom20p and Tom22p), which produces MFGLPQQPPSEEEKKIHEQQSNQTLINAGYAAVLLWVSPIVWHFVKRQWK; this is translated from the coding sequence ATGTTTGGACTCCCACAACAACCTCCAAGtgaggaagagaagaagatccaCGAGCAGCAGTCTAACCAGACCCTGATCAACGCTGGTTACGCAGCTGTACTGCTTTGGGTGTCGCCTATCGTCTGGCACTTCGTCAAGAGACAATGGAAATAA
- the MSS18 gene encoding Mss18p (conserved hypothetical protein), translating into MPLHKFIQNNCIVMQLRLGYKSFSPPNESLVHIKIIRELQKLGNVLYASSNATAWQHTLKRSPSKIDLVISSNALGMLSAVLLNLRGFTMYKDMRILQPHTVEEPLLSLNASKVLEGLHRSVNAQWTRANHRLQSGSRELPPFIQVDPWFFRSIPAKEVMTSTNIPMSTEYNAPSDGDVRTLNFTGSRFFEFDRWQPNDHDPSLPEKSEMNDYFEFVGPQLNDKSDVFLEPVIYPDYDSLPMGLKDWLGGIAEENPQGWTPEETRKLDFMLHGFKGFEQ; encoded by the coding sequence ATGCCATTACACAAGTTCATCCAGAACAATTGCATAGTGATGCAACTGAGGCTTGGCtacaaaagcttttcgccGCCGAATGAGTCCCTTGTTCATATAAAGATAATAAGAGAGCTACAGAAGCTTGGTAATGTTCTTTATGCATCGTCAAACGCAACCGCCTGGCAACACactttgaagagaagccCGTCCAAGATAGATTTGGTGATTTCGAGTAATGCACTAGGAATGCTATCAGCTGTACTACTCAACTTACGAGGGTTTACCATGTATAAGGACATGAGGATCTTACAGCCGCATACAGTGGAAGAGCCTCTTCTGTCGCTAAATGCGTCAAAGGTTTTGGAAGGCCTTCATAGGTCTGTGAATGCTCAGTGGACGAGGGCTAACCATAGACTTCAATCAGGATCCCGCGAGCTACCACCCTTTATTCAAGTAGATCCATGGTTCTTTAGAAGCATACCCGCCAAAGAGGTTAtgacttcaacaaacaTACCTATGAGCACCGAGTACAATGCGCCCTCTGATGGCGACGTTAGGACTCTCAATTTCACTGGCAGCCGGTTCTTCGAATTTGACAGGTGGCAGCCAAATGATCATGATCCCTCATTGCCAGAAAAGAGCGAAATGAATGACTATTTTGAGTTTGTGGGGCCACAGCTGAATGATAAGAGCGACGTCTTCTTGGAGCCCGTAATATACCCGGATTACGATTCCCTTCCGATGGGATTGAAAGATTGGCTGGGTGGAATAGCGGAAGAAAATCCTCAAGGCTGGACCCCTGAAGAGACTCGCAAACTTGATTTCATGCTACATGGCTTTAAAGGTTTCGAGCAATAG
- the NUP57 gene encoding FG-nucleoporin NUP57 (similar to uniprot|P48837 Saccharomyces cerevisiae YGR119C NUP57 Essential subunit of the nuclear pore complex (NPC) functions as the organizing center of an NPC subcomplex), with translation MFGFGKSSNNSTANAGSGSLFGNKPMSSAGNFNNAGQGAQASGSMFGQNNTAQANQGAGGLFGQQNSTAGATGGLFGNKPAVTNPGGGFSFGQNNAAQQKPGSLFGANSQQNQGASGGLFGNTGQQNTNPSGGLFGNSNSQQSGTTGGLFGNNNQQGSNAPGGLFGGNKSQQGPNATGGLFGNNSQQGPNTSGGLFGNNNQQGSNPSGGLFGNNNQQSTNSSGGLFGNKPGAGTGGLFGNSNTQSTSSGGLFGNSQQQPTGSAPMFGSQMQQPQQQQQQIQLLQQSNYPQQIQEQIIKCKESWDPQSSRSKLKTFFYNKVNETEAMLYNKPADVSQEDWDEALLQKTSASVIPVQALGFDDLNQRNNLQRDNVAQARLILNQILDKLTQLTQKHDLETASRILKAQTRNVKIQQRILKLGSYLAILKSKGLPLSVAEENMWTEYEKLLKRSNDPAGLGKSNELWARLSVLKERAKTISDQLDSTLVVISENGGSKAQSSSSGRSEDRRLDDEVESRVNKIAEILSNQQRGLCYLHDVLEKDDKTVSKICNLTT, from the coding sequence ATGTTCGGTTTCGGAAAATCTAGCAACAATTCCACCGCCAATGCGGGTTCTGGATCGCTTTTCGGAAACAAGCCAATGAGTTCGGCAGGGAATTTCAATAACGCGGGAcaaggagctcaagcaTCTGGCTCAATGTTCGGTCAAAACAACACAGCACAGGCGAACCAAGGCGCTGGCGGGCTGTTTGGGCAGCAGAATAGTACCGCAGGTGCTACTGGTGGTCTTTTCGGCAACAAACCCGCGGTAACGAACCCTGGAGGTGGGTTTTCGTTTGGTCAAAACAATGCTGCACAACAAAAACCCGGATCCCTGTTTGGCGCTAACAGCCAGCAGAACCAAGGGGCTAGCGGAGGCTTATTTGGAAATACAGGCCAGCAAAACACAAACCCATCAGGCGGTCTGTTCGGgaacagcaacagccaGCAATCGGGCACAACGGGCGGGCTATTTGGTAACAACAATCAACAGGGCTCAAACGCTCCGGGCGGGCTCTTCGGCGGCAATAAGAGCCAGCAAGGCCCAAACGCAACAGGAGGACTATTTGGAAACAACAGCCAGCAAGGTCCTAATACTTCAGGAGGGCTGTTTGGCAACAACAATCAGCAAGGTTCCAACCCATCGGGAGGATTGTTTGGTAACAACAATCAACAGAGTACAAATTCATCAGGAGGACTATTCGGAAACAAACCTGGTGCCGGAACCGGTGGCCTATTTGGTAATTCCAATACACAGTCTACAAGTTCTGGAGGCCTTTTCGGAAACAGCCAACAGCAACCTACAGGTTCTGCGCCAATGTTTGGAAGTCAAATGCAACAGCcacagcaacagcaacagcagatCCAGCTATTGCAACAGTCGAACTACCCTCAACAAATCCAGGAACAAATCATCAAGTGCAAGGAGTCGTGGGATCCTCAGTCGTCCAGAAGTAAACTGAAAACATTCTTTTACAACAAGGTTAATGAAACCGAAGCTATGCTATACAACAAGCCAGCTGATGTATCCCAAGAAGACTGGGATGAAGCGCTGCTACAAAAGACCTCGGCGAGTGTCATCCCCGTCCAAGCACTGGGGTTTGACGATCTGAATCAGCGTAATAATTTACAAAGAGATAACGTTGCTCAGGCCCGCCTCATACTCAATCAAATCCTGGACAAGCTTACTCAACTCACGCAGAAGCATGACTTGGAGACTGCTTCCaggattttgaaagcaCAAACAAGAAACGTTAAGATTCAGCAAAGAATCCTCAAACTAGGGTCTTACCTGGCTATATTGAAGAGTAAGGGGCTCCCACTGTCTGTTGCTGAAGAGAACATGTGGACAGAATACGAAAAGCTGTTAAAGAGAAGCAACGATCCAGCCGGACTTGGCAAGAGCAACGAATTGTGGGCAAGATTGTCAGTTCTAAAAGAAAGAGCGAAAACCATTTCTGACCAACTTGACAGTACCTTAGTTGTAATTAGTGAAAATGGCGGCTCCAAAGCCCAAAGCAGCAGTTCAGGAAGATCCGAAGATAGGAGACTTGATGACGAGGTTGAAAGCAGAGTCAACAAGATTGCTGAGATATTGAGCAACCAGCAACGCGGCCTGTGCTATCTCCATGACGTCCTTGAAAAGGACGATAAAACTGTCAGCAAAATATGTAACTTAACGACCTAA
- the COG2 gene encoding Golgi transport complex subunit COG2 (similar to uniprot|P53271 Saccharomyces cerevisiae YGR120C COG2 Essential component of the conserved oligomeric Golgi complex (Cog1p through Cog8p) a cytosolic tethering complex that functions in protein trafficking to mediate fusion of transport vesicles to Golgi compartments) — MNLLDESWDLPVSKNVSRELFTAYAENDTFDEDSFLLENNFQYVPLNTLAKDLQELTQQMDKVMLETSSSSYNDYTKLCEQFSDSAEARPELQGVRMDIAKFLDQLRELKDTNISNTREVVTDTVDYLRTLDRLSETLQECKVLSSMMELGRKLCKRLDSLCQETDLEVSLCSDLVLQIHQISSKSHTLLLKMQEIESPLLTQIRIEHQSIADQFRACLHHLCDKCLERPTETEELGATLAQLLAQSS, encoded by the coding sequence ATGAACCTGCTGGACGAGAGCTGGGACCTTCCTGTATCTAAGAATGTCAGTAGAGAGCTATTCACGGCTTATGCAGAGAACGACACCTTTGATGAGGACAGCTTCCTCCTAGAGAACAACTTCCAGTACGTCCCACTCAATACACTAGCCAAGGACCTCCAAGAGCTCACTCAGCAAATGGACAAGGTAATGCTAGAGACatccagcagcagctacAATGACTACACTAAGCTATGTGAGCAGTTCTCCGACTCCGCGGAGGCCAGACCCGAGCTACAAGGTGTTAGGATGGACATagccaagtttttggacCAGCTGCGGGAGCTCAAAGATACCAACATATCTAACACGAGGGAAGTGGTGACCGACACCGTGGACTACCTACGCACTCTAGACAGGCTGTCGGAAACGCTGCAAGAGTGCAAAGTTCTGTCCTCAATGATGGAACTAGGACGCAAGCTGTGCAAGCGTCTCGATTCTTTGTGTCAAGAGACAGACCTTGAGGTGTCTCTATGCAGCGATCTGGTGCTGCAGATACACCAGATATCAAGCAAATCGCACACGTTGCTGCTTAAGATGCAGGAAATTGAGTCCCCTCTCCTCACGCAGATCAGAATTGAGCACCAGAGCATCGCAGACCAGTTCAGAGCGTGTCTCCATCATTTGTGCGATAAGTGCCTCGAAAGACCCACAGAGACAGAAGAGCTGGGCGCAACACTTGCACAACTACTTGCGCAAAGTTCATAG